A region of Flavobacterium album DNA encodes the following proteins:
- a CDS encoding nuclear transport factor 2 family protein: MDDNKAILEKANAAITKGDNEGFLEHCTDDTVWTFVGDITLRGKEAVRQWMAENYIEPPQFDVQDLISGEDHVIAMGSITMTDKDGKAITSSYCDVWRFRDGKMAELKAYVVAP, from the coding sequence ATGGACGATAATAAAGCGATATTAGAAAAGGCGAACGCCGCTATTACAAAAGGCGACAACGAAGGCTTTTTGGAGCACTGCACCGATGACACCGTATGGACCTTTGTAGGTGATATCACGCTGCGGGGCAAAGAGGCAGTACGGCAATGGATGGCGGAGAACTATATCGAGCCGCCGCAATTCGATGTGCAGGACCTTATTTCTGGCGAGGACCACGTGATCGCAATGGGCAGTATTACCATGACAGATAAAGACGGAAAGGCAATTACCTCGTCGTATTGCGATGTGTGGCGTTTCAGGGATGGTAAAATGGCAGAGTTAAAAGCTTATGTTGTAGCCCCCTAA
- the tgt gene encoding tRNA guanosine(34) transglycosylase Tgt: MKFDLLTKDPQSKARAGSITTDHGTIETPIFMPVGTVASVKGVHQRELKDDINPDIILGNTYHLYLRPQTEILEKAGGLHKFMNWDRNILTDSGGYQVYSLSANRKIKEEGVKFKSHIDGSYHFFSPESVMEIQRTIGADIIMAFDECTPYPCDYRYAKRSMHMTHRWLDRCITHLEKVPFKYGYSQAFFPIVQGSTYTDLRQQSAEYIANAGAVGNAIGGLSVGEPAEEMYAMTDVVCSILPEDKPRYLMGVGTPINILENIALGVDMFDCVMPTRNARNGMLFTANGTINIKNKKWEADFSPLDEMGITFVDTEYTKAYLRHLFAANEYLGKQIATIHNLGFYMWLVREARKHILAGDFREWKDKMVKQMSNRL; this comes from the coding sequence ATGAAATTTGATCTTCTTACCAAAGACCCGCAGTCCAAAGCCAGGGCAGGCAGCATTACGACCGATCACGGCACAATTGAGACCCCGATATTCATGCCTGTAGGCACTGTGGCATCCGTAAAAGGTGTGCACCAACGCGAGCTGAAGGACGACATCAACCCCGATATCATCTTAGGGAATACCTACCACTTATACCTCCGCCCGCAAACCGAAATACTCGAAAAGGCAGGCGGCCTCCACAAGTTCATGAACTGGGACCGCAACATCCTTACCGACAGCGGCGGCTACCAGGTGTACTCGCTTTCGGCCAACCGCAAGATCAAGGAGGAGGGCGTGAAGTTCAAGTCGCACATCGACGGGTCGTACCATTTCTTTTCGCCCGAGAGCGTGATGGAGATACAGCGCACCATTGGCGCCGACATCATCATGGCCTTCGACGAGTGTACACCGTACCCGTGCGATTACCGCTATGCCAAGCGCTCCATGCACATGACGCACCGCTGGCTCGACCGCTGTATTACGCACCTTGAGAAAGTGCCGTTCAAGTACGGCTACAGCCAGGCGTTCTTCCCGATAGTGCAGGGGAGCACCTATACCGATCTTCGCCAGCAATCGGCCGAATATATTGCCAATGCAGGCGCTGTGGGTAACGCCATCGGCGGCCTCTCTGTAGGCGAACCTGCCGAGGAAATGTACGCCATGACCGATGTGGTGTGCAGCATCCTTCCCGAAGACAAGCCGCGCTACCTCATGGGCGTAGGCACCCCGATAAATATACTGGAGAACATCGCGCTGGGCGTGGATATGTTCGACTGCGTGATGCCTACGCGCAACGCCCGTAACGGGATGCTGTTCACGGCCAACGGTACCATCAACATCAAAAACAAAAAGTGGGAAGCCGACTTTTCGCCCCTCGACGAAATGGGCATCACTTTTGTCGACACCGAATATACCAAGGCCTACCTGCGCCACCTTTTTGCCGCCAACGAGTACCTTGGTAAGCAGATAGCCACCATACACAACCTCGGTTTTTATATGTGGTTGGTTCGTGAGGCAAGAAAGCATATCTTAGCGGGAGATTTCCGTGAGTGGAAAGACAAGATGGTAAAACAAATGAGCAACAGGCTCTAA
- a CDS encoding 2TM domain-containing protein: MNIYSQLLRATLLGIIIYFGLLFAVWGGRFEWNSAYLVQFLFVIGYTLTLYAGNVFVFLSMDRIFGKGRMVVNRLLVGFTLSFVVSLLLIFLLRIIEDVVIKGYTFTQFLAEETFSNYYLAINITLGVSFLVHAFHFYKRYQENKVKEQKIIAGTASAKFETLKNQIDPHFLFNSLNVLSSLIEENPESAQRFTTSLSKVYRYVLEQKDKELVSIQEELDFAKTYMNLLKMRFENSVFYELPQSVSSSDARVVPLSLQLLLENTVKHNIVSQQKPLHIRIFEQDGYLVVQNDYQKKEVLQDRRGVGLQNIVSRYAIISSRKVQIEQTEKHFTVKLPVLTKQVTIMETSNSESESSYLKAQKKVEDIKGFYGNLMSYIIVIAGLAILNLATSPEHLWFLYPMIGWGIGVLVHFCSVFSYIPFLGRDWEERKLNELMEKERNNRWK, encoded by the coding sequence ATGAATATCTATAGTCAGTTATTAAGGGCAACGCTACTTGGCATCATCATTTACTTTGGGCTGCTGTTTGCGGTATGGGGCGGGCGGTTCGAATGGAATTCTGCCTACCTGGTACAATTCCTCTTTGTAATTGGCTATACTCTTACGCTTTATGCCGGTAATGTCTTTGTTTTCCTTAGTATGGACAGGATATTCGGGAAGGGCAGGATGGTCGTCAACCGCTTGCTTGTTGGCTTTACCCTGTCTTTTGTAGTATCGCTTCTCTTAATTTTTCTGCTGCGTATTATTGAGGATGTAGTTATTAAGGGCTACACGTTTACGCAGTTCCTTGCTGAAGAAACATTTTCGAACTATTACCTGGCCATTAATATAACACTGGGGGTGAGCTTTTTGGTGCATGCCTTCCATTTTTACAAGCGTTACCAGGAAAATAAGGTTAAGGAGCAAAAAATAATAGCGGGCACGGCATCGGCCAAATTTGAAACGCTGAAAAACCAGATCGACCCGCATTTTCTCTTTAACAGCCTCAACGTGCTGAGCTCATTGATAGAGGAAAATCCCGAAAGTGCGCAAAGGTTTACCACATCGCTATCTAAAGTGTACCGCTATGTGCTGGAACAGAAAGATAAAGAGCTCGTAAGCATACAGGAAGAGCTCGACTTTGCAAAAACGTATATGAACCTGCTGAAAATGCGGTTTGAGAACAGCGTATTTTATGAATTGCCGCAATCGGTTTCCAGCTCCGATGCAAGGGTGGTGCCGCTATCGCTCCAGTTGCTTCTGGAAAACACAGTTAAGCACAATATTGTGAGCCAGCAGAAACCGCTCCATATACGGATATTTGAGCAGGACGGTTACCTGGTGGTGCAGAACGACTACCAGAAGAAAGAAGTATTGCAGGACAGGCGCGGTGTAGGCCTGCAGAATATCGTGAGCCGTTATGCCATCATCTCATCGCGCAAAGTGCAGATAGAACAGACAGAAAAGCATTTTACGGTAAAATTGCCGGTATTGACAAAACAGGTTACAATTATGGAAACAAGCAACAGCGAATCGGAAAGCAGCTACCTGAAAGCGCAGAAGAAAGTGGAAGATATAAAAGGGTTTTACGGAAACCTGATGTCCTACATCATTGTGATAGCAGGGCTTGCAATCCTGAATCTTGCCACCTCACCGGAGCACTTGTGGTTTCTCTACCCGATGATCGGGTGGGGGATTGGGGTACTGGTACATTTTTGCAGTGTGTTCAGTTATATACCGTTCCTCGGGCGCGACTGGGAGGAACGCAAGCTAAATGAGCTTATGGAAAAAGAACGCAACAACAGGTGGAAGTAG
- a CDS encoding 2TM domain-containing protein, which translates to MEDYSFEEQKRLDRARKKVEDIKGFYKHLSAYVLVNIFLIVMQAINLKPGESFWSWGTFITPLSWGIGLLAHWLTVYNRHMFFSRDWEERKIQEYMDREKSKASKWE; encoded by the coding sequence ATGGAAGACTATTCATTTGAAGAGCAAAAAAGGCTTGACAGGGCCCGCAAAAAAGTAGAGGATATCAAGGGGTTTTACAAGCACCTGTCTGCCTATGTGCTGGTAAATATATTCCTTATCGTTATGCAGGCCATCAACCTCAAACCGGGAGAGAGCTTTTGGTCCTGGGGCACTTTTATAACGCCGCTATCGTGGGGAATAGGCCTGCTGGCGCACTGGCTAACTGTATATAACCGCCATATGTTCTTCAGCAGGGACTGGGAAGAGCGCAAGATACAGGAATACATGGACCGCGAAAAAAGCAAGGCCAGCAAGTGGGAATAG
- a CDS encoding WD40 repeat domain-containing protein, with protein MSTDLYGIRILKKEPEQKKITMKVIVVYYDVAYKSHEPLPMDKSLFLRVLCDNGGDAFIGKEIAQYEWLDEDWVAANAYKYIDHVKQLSTKNYPIKNWDGYHDFYYGEGPWTDEEKLVQADYEVYVSDARLFEHLEEGESWGTTSYETQSYVHPGAAAPFMPDLSSEVVALEPFPGIEQETDRLVFTSDSSKLIASNSDNEIVCYDTATWEELWRVKFDGMFGEMKIDEAQGIVWLTDYNKVAGVVDIATGEVSDKEPKTTLRGFSSTGKYSVDYMEDEFVDLGDGRKIEQPGAIEALAFSNDDKLIAMGGGSYRFVDIWDLDTFERLYTINTNERSRRLAFSPDSKYISVVSFDKLMIYEVATGKLLMKSIKRDNTTFGTPVWSPDGKYFAINDYNFYGYDGHTAIYKIGME; from the coding sequence ATGTCAACAGACCTGTATGGGATCCGCATCCTGAAGAAGGAGCCAGAACAAAAGAAAATAACGATGAAAGTCATCGTGGTATATTATGATGTGGCCTACAAAAGCCATGAGCCCCTGCCGATGGATAAAAGCCTTTTCCTTCGCGTGCTTTGCGATAATGGCGGGGATGCGTTTATTGGTAAGGAGATAGCGCAGTACGAATGGCTCGACGAAGATTGGGTTGCTGCCAATGCTTATAAATACATTGACCATGTAAAGCAGCTTTCTACAAAGAACTACCCGATAAAAAACTGGGACGGCTACCACGACTTCTATTACGGCGAGGGTCCCTGGACGGATGAGGAAAAGCTTGTTCAGGCCGACTATGAGGTGTACGTGAGCGATGCACGGCTGTTCGAACACCTGGAAGAAGGCGAGTCGTGGGGCACTACAAGCTATGAGACCCAATCCTATGTGCATCCGGGTGCCGCAGCGCCTTTTATGCCCGACCTGTCATCGGAAGTTGTGGCGCTGGAGCCATTTCCCGGTATTGAGCAAGAAACGGATAGGCTGGTATTCACCTCAGATTCCTCAAAGCTTATAGCTTCAAATTCCGATAACGAGATCGTGTGCTATGATACCGCCACATGGGAGGAGCTTTGGCGTGTGAAATTCGACGGTATGTTTGGCGAAATGAAGATCGATGAAGCGCAGGGAATTGTGTGGCTAACTGACTACAACAAAGTTGCAGGGGTTGTTGATATTGCTACCGGCGAAGTGTCGGACAAGGAGCCTAAAACCACGCTGAGAGGGTTTTCGAGCACCGGGAAATATTCTGTCGATTATATGGAGGATGAGTTCGTTGACTTAGGCGACGGTCGTAAGATAGAGCAGCCGGGCGCAATAGAGGCCCTTGCTTTTTCGAATGACGACAAGCTGATTGCTATGGGTGGCGGCTCCTATCGTTTTGTAGACATTTGGGATCTTGATACTTTTGAACGCCTTTATACCATCAATACTAACGAACGCAGCAGGAGGCTGGCTTTCAGCCCTGATTCCAAATACATTTCGGTAGTGTCTTTCGACAAGCTTATGATCTATGAAGTGGCTACCGGAAAGCTCCTGATGAAAAGCATTAAGAGAGATAATACCACTTTCGGCACGCCGGTATGGTCGCCGGATGGTAAGTATTTTGCTATTAACGATTATAACTTCTACGGCTATGATGGCCACACCGCTATTTATAAGATAGGAATGGAATAA
- a CDS encoding nuclease, with product MNKDFKTPPKSIKMLTSSESLVDYFSELVGTPFILTGRTRTDGSNIRKLVASILEKHPLPELAKVEQFEIVPPRGKGVPKIVIEFIDTYIVTSGTSYNLQVWNRIPAAESLLIKYESGESLKCTNVRFVFVRIDTIKSIIASVIILTPEYIENRFGKFGKPTIKHQLLISGKVRKEIYARKDKILSFPDSKKLSYYIRHEYIAPKSGMVEEPDIKHLFSIALLKKMVAEELIGFKLDAASTKNRGQALEKKVLELLGYEIKESDLLYGAFPDIRNQLLEVKVQDSPTVDLGKFSPEKEEIVIDESRLTTFDVRYLIALTNRETEIIEGIILAPGEKLGELFSYVSAESYKCQRTIPMAFFDNYYGKSVFNPD from the coding sequence ATGAACAAAGATTTTAAAACTCCCCCAAAGTCAATTAAAATGTTGACATCTTCCGAATCATTAGTAGATTATTTCTCTGAATTGGTTGGAACCCCATTTATATTAACAGGAAGAACAAGGACTGATGGTTCAAACATTCGTAAACTTGTTGCTTCCATATTGGAAAAGCATCCGTTACCTGAATTAGCCAAAGTAGAGCAGTTTGAAATTGTCCCTCCAAGAGGAAAAGGTGTTCCAAAAATTGTGATCGAGTTTATTGACACCTACATTGTAACGAGCGGGACATCTTATAATTTGCAAGTCTGGAATAGAATTCCCGCTGCTGAAAGTCTCTTGATAAAATATGAATCCGGAGAAAGCCTTAAATGTACAAATGTGCGATTCGTTTTTGTAAGAATTGATACAATAAAAAGTATAATTGCTTCGGTTATAATCCTCACACCTGAATATATAGAAAATAGATTTGGAAAATTTGGAAAACCAACAATTAAGCATCAACTTTTAATTTCTGGAAAAGTAAGAAAGGAAATTTACGCTCGTAAGGACAAAATTCTGTCTTTTCCAGATTCTAAAAAACTTTCTTACTACATTAGGCATGAATATATTGCCCCTAAATCGGGAATGGTTGAAGAACCGGACATTAAGCATTTATTTTCCATTGCATTGCTAAAAAAAATGGTAGCAGAGGAACTAATTGGCTTTAAACTGGATGCAGCGTCAACAAAAAACAGGGGACAGGCTTTAGAAAAAAAAGTTCTTGAATTGCTTGGTTACGAAATAAAGGAATCGGATTTACTATATGGTGCATTTCCAGATATCAGAAATCAATTGTTGGAAGTAAAAGTACAAGACAGTCCAACAGTCGATTTAGGTAAATTTTCACCTGAAAAAGAAGAGATTGTCATTGATGAATCAAGATTAACGACTTTTGATGTAAGGTATTTGATTGCTTTAACAAATAGAGAAACAGAAATAATTGAAGGTATTATTCTTGCTCCTGGTGAAAAGTTAGGAGAATTATTCTCGTATGTAAGTGCAGAAAGTTATAAATGCCAAAGGACAATACCTATGGCTTTCTTTGATAATTATTATGGAAAATCTGTTTTTAATCCAGATTAA
- a CDS encoding serine hydrolase domain-containing protein: protein MKKIILLLLTAAISLPAFAQTPDKTKLDKYFDALEANNKYMGSVVVSKDGKAIYSRSIGFADAEAGKKITADSKFRIGSISKMFTASMVMKAIEEKKLSLDDKLDKFFPTVPNASKITIKNLLGHSSGIHNFTNDEEYTSYMATPKTQAEMVAIISKGKSEFEPGTSADYSNSNYALLGFILEKVYKKSYKELLTEKIVKPLGLKNTYYGAKISPANNEVYSYSYAGKWVKEMETDMSIPGGAGAVVSNPADLAKFIEGLFAGKVVSAASLEQMKTISQGYGLGMFRFPFGEKSSYGHTGGIDRFRSVVTLFPDDKVTVAMTSNGANMDPNEIGITILNWVYNEPFDIPDFTGYNHTPAELDQYAGYYESADIPLPITITKEGTTLMAQAKGQSAFPLDATAKGKFKFEMAGLEMEFNPDGKQMVLKQGGAIYRFTKK, encoded by the coding sequence ATGAAAAAAATTATCCTGCTGCTGCTTACCGCGGCTATTTCGCTGCCTGCTTTTGCGCAAACCCCTGACAAGACAAAGCTCGACAAGTATTTTGACGCACTCGAGGCCAACAACAAATACATGGGGAGCGTGGTCGTTTCCAAAGACGGGAAGGCCATTTACTCGCGGTCGATAGGCTTTGCCGATGCCGAAGCGGGCAAAAAGATCACTGCCGACTCGAAATTCAGGATCGGGTCTATATCCAAAATGTTCACGGCTTCGATGGTCATGAAAGCCATTGAGGAGAAAAAACTGTCGCTGGACGATAAGCTCGACAAGTTCTTCCCTACTGTGCCCAACGCATCGAAGATCACTATAAAGAACCTGCTGGGCCACAGCAGCGGCATCCATAACTTTACCAACGATGAGGAATACACCTCCTATATGGCGACCCCGAAAACACAGGCCGAAATGGTAGCCATCATCTCCAAAGGCAAAAGCGAATTTGAGCCGGGCACTTCGGCGGATTACAGCAACTCGAACTATGCGCTATTGGGTTTCATCCTGGAGAAAGTTTACAAAAAGTCCTATAAGGAATTGCTAACTGAAAAAATCGTGAAGCCGCTTGGCCTTAAAAATACCTACTACGGCGCAAAGATAAGCCCTGCCAATAACGAGGTGTACTCCTACAGCTATGCCGGCAAATGGGTAAAGGAAATGGAAACCGACATGTCTATCCCGGGCGGTGCGGGCGCAGTAGTCTCTAACCCGGCCGACCTGGCTAAATTTATTGAAGGATTGTTTGCAGGTAAGGTAGTTTCGGCGGCCAGCCTTGAACAGATGAAAACCATTTCGCAGGGTTACGGCCTTGGGATGTTCCGCTTTCCGTTTGGTGAGAAATCCTCTTACGGCCACACAGGCGGAATTGACAGATTCAGGTCGGTGGTTACGCTTTTCCCGGATGATAAGGTGACTGTTGCCATGACCTCGAACGGTGCGAACATGGACCCGAACGAGATTGGCATCACTATACTAAACTGGGTGTACAACGAGCCTTTCGATATTCCTGATTTTACAGGGTATAATCATACGCCCGCAGAACTTGACCAGTATGCCGGCTATTACGAATCGGCTGACATCCCACTGCCAATTACCATTACTAAAGAAGGTACTACGCTTATGGCACAGGCTAAAGGGCAATCGGCATTCCCACTGGATGCGACCGCTAAAGGCAAGTTTAAATTCGAAATGGCGGGCCTGGAAATGGAGTTCAATCCCGATGGAAAGCAGATGGTACTGAAACAGGGCGGGGCAATTTACAGGTTTACGAAGAAGTAG
- a CDS encoding Eco57I restriction-modification methylase domain-containing protein, translating into MLINKEQIKNTGATFTPKELSAFLAERIFYYINHSYQKVLDPACGEGELLISMGDLLSNSAIDFSLTGYDANQQYLRFAQERMLRFGSEKINFVHEDFLQAVDVSFRQNNLDLFEEYNKSSINNSFDIVIANPPYVRTQILGAEQAQKIAKNFNLKGRIDLYYPFLISMTESLKEGGIIGVITSNRYLSTKGGESIRKFLSENYEILEVIDLGDTKLFNAAVLPAIFIGKKQKQKKSSVANFIKIYEELNGYKGDLIPLESVYEILSNKQSGYFTANGKRYKKSSGILKYEIASGECWELLSGKESDWVSKIDKAAKNRVENYFKVKVGIKSTADKVFISDKWEELNDHKPEDELLKDLISQENIEPWNAIDNFKLKVLYPHISINGQKQTIDIEKYPKAKKFFLQHEEKLKARKYLIESGRQWFELWVSHRPDQWKYPKLVFPDISLKPRFYFDEEGKIVNGNCYWIVAEKEEDVEKLLLIQGIANSKLMTKYHDLVFNNKLYSGRRRYFTQYVEKYPLPDISSYEGKEIISIVKLLNQSNDEVEVSRLENELEIKVAKSFGVAPVFNLD; encoded by the coding sequence ATGTTGATAAATAAAGAGCAAATAAAAAATACAGGGGCAACTTTTACTCCAAAAGAGCTTTCCGCCTTCTTAGCAGAAAGAATTTTTTATTATATTAATCACTCTTATCAAAAGGTGCTTGACCCCGCTTGCGGTGAAGGAGAATTACTTATTTCGATGGGTGATTTACTCTCGAATTCAGCTATTGATTTTTCACTTACTGGCTATGATGCTAATCAGCAATACTTAAGATTCGCACAGGAAAGAATGCTGCGATTTGGTTCTGAAAAGATCAATTTCGTTCATGAAGATTTTTTACAGGCTGTAGATGTTTCTTTTCGTCAAAATAACTTAGATCTATTTGAGGAGTACAATAAATCTTCTATAAATAATTCTTTTGACATTGTCATTGCCAATCCTCCTTATGTACGTACACAAATATTGGGAGCAGAGCAGGCGCAAAAAATTGCAAAAAACTTTAATTTAAAGGGAAGAATCGACTTGTATTATCCATTCTTAATTTCCATGACAGAAAGTTTGAAAGAAGGAGGTATAATTGGTGTAATCACTTCTAATAGATATTTATCAACAAAAGGTGGAGAAAGTATCCGGAAATTTCTATCTGAAAATTATGAGATTTTGGAAGTAATTGATTTAGGAGATACAAAATTGTTTAATGCTGCGGTATTACCTGCAATCTTTATAGGGAAAAAACAAAAACAAAAAAAATCCTCTGTGGCAAATTTCATCAAAATATATGAGGAATTAAATGGTTACAAAGGTGATCTAATACCTTTGGAATCTGTGTATGAAATATTAAGTAATAAACAATCTGGATACTTTACTGCAAATGGCAAAAGATATAAAAAATCCTCTGGTATTCTTAAATATGAAATTGCATCTGGTGAATGTTGGGAATTGTTGTCAGGCAAAGAGTCGGATTGGGTTTCAAAAATTGATAAAGCTGCAAAAAATCGCGTAGAGAATTATTTTAAGGTAAAAGTAGGCATAAAATCCACTGCGGATAAAGTATTTATCAGTGATAAATGGGAGGAATTAAACGATCATAAACCAGAAGATGAGTTACTGAAAGATTTAATTTCACAGGAAAATATAGAACCTTGGAATGCTATTGATAATTTTAAATTAAAAGTCCTTTATCCTCATATTTCTATTAATGGGCAAAAACAAACAATTGATATTGAGAAATATCCTAAAGCAAAAAAATTTTTTTTGCAACACGAAGAAAAATTAAAAGCAAGAAAATATCTTATTGAATCAGGAAGGCAATGGTTTGAATTGTGGGTTTCCCATCGCCCTGATCAATGGAAATATCCAAAACTTGTTTTTCCTGATATAAGTTTAAAGCCTCGTTTTTATTTTGATGAAGAGGGAAAGATAGTGAACGGTAATTGTTATTGGATTGTAGCAGAAAAAGAAGAAGATGTAGAAAAATTGCTGCTAATTCAGGGAATAGCTAATTCCAAATTAATGACAAAATACCACGATTTGGTGTTTAATAACAAGCTATATTCGGGCAGAAGAAGATATTTTACACAATATGTTGAAAAATATCCATTACCTGATATAAGTTCTTATGAAGGTAAGGAAATCATTTCAATCGTTAAATTGTTAAATCAATCAAATGACGAGGTAGAGGTTTCAAGATTAGAAAATGAATTAGAAATTAAAGTTGCAAAATCCTTTGGAGTTGCACCTGTTTTTAATCTGGATTAA
- a CDS encoding 2TM domain-containing protein: METGFEKKERERIRKRVKEIRSFYINLSAYCIVMPILIIINVTFTPEFYWFFFSMAGWGIGLLFHAMAAFNFVPFLNKDWEERKLQQFMDEDRRAREKFIDKDKAAQTQLNQTTH; the protein is encoded by the coding sequence ATGGAAACCGGATTTGAAAAAAAGGAAAGGGAACGTATCCGCAAGAGGGTAAAGGAAATAAGGTCGTTCTACATCAACCTTTCAGCATATTGTATTGTTATGCCAATACTGATAATTATCAACGTTACCTTTACCCCCGAATTTTACTGGTTCTTCTTTTCGATGGCCGGATGGGGTATAGGCTTGCTGTTCCATGCCATGGCGGCCTTCAATTTTGTGCCGTTTCTCAACAAGGACTGGGAAGAGCGCAAGTTGCAACAGTTTATGGACGAAGACCGCAGGGCAAGGGAGAAGTTTATTGATAAGGATAAAGCAGCACAGACGCAGTTAAATCAAACTACACATTAA
- a CDS encoding helix-turn-helix domain-containing protein: MGRIYSKNEKAYLESIGIRIRDLRIKANLSQEKLAFACDLDRTYIGSVERGERNISVINLKKVSTALKITVSNLLNIDE, from the coding sequence ATGGGAAGAATATATTCTAAAAACGAAAAAGCATATTTAGAAAGTATAGGAATTAGAATACGTGATCTACGTATAAAAGCAAATTTATCTCAAGAAAAATTAGCTTTTGCATGCGACCTTGACAGAACTTATATTGGTTCTGTAGAAAGAGGTGAAAGAAATATCTCTGTTATTAATCTCAAAAAAGTTTCAACAGCTTTAAAAATAACTGTTTCCAACTTATTAAACATTGACGAATGA
- a CDS encoding LytR/AlgR family response regulator transcription factor, whose product MNVIIIEDEKPAARLLQRKLQKLDIEAGTMLHSVEEAIAWFQNNPQPDLILLDIQLSDGLSFEIFESIPISSAVIFTTAYDEYALRAFKLNSIDYLLKPIDEDDLESAINKFRERQPKPQQLSVDFDQIKRMLANPLEKSYKKRFTIKMGQHLKMINIEDAECFYSENKGTYIHTSDNRDYLLECTLEQLETELDPTQFFRVSRKFIVSVNAIKDIIVYTNSRLKVILPTYKDDEVIVSRERVNDFREWIS is encoded by the coding sequence ATGAATGTTATAATCATTGAAGACGAAAAACCTGCGGCGCGACTATTACAGCGCAAGCTGCAAAAACTGGATATTGAGGCCGGCACCATGCTGCATTCGGTGGAAGAAGCGATAGCGTGGTTCCAGAACAACCCTCAGCCCGATCTGATACTGCTGGATATACAGCTGAGCGACGGGCTGTCGTTTGAGATATTCGAAAGCATTCCTATCAGCAGTGCCGTTATATTCACTACAGCTTATGACGAGTATGCCCTGCGCGCCTTTAAGCTCAACAGTATCGACTACCTGCTGAAGCCCATTGATGAGGACGACCTCGAGTCGGCCATCAATAAATTCAGGGAGCGCCAGCCCAAGCCGCAGCAGCTGTCGGTTGACTTCGACCAGATAAAGCGCATGCTGGCCAACCCATTGGAGAAAAGTTATAAAAAGCGCTTTACCATAAAAATGGGGCAGCACCTCAAAATGATCAATATCGAGGATGCCGAATGCTTTTACAGCGAGAACAAAGGCACCTATATCCACACTTCCGATAACCGTGATTACCTCCTGGAATGCACCCTCGAGCAGCTGGAAACCGAACTCGACCCCACGCAGTTCTTTCGCGTAAGCCGCAAGTTCATTGTGTCCGTCAATGCGATAAAGGATATTATCGTGTACACTAATTCCCGCCTGAAAGTCATCCTGCCCACCTACAAAGACGATGAGGTGATCGTGAGCCGTGAGCGTGTGAACGATTTCCGGGAATGGATTAGTTAG